The following coding sequences are from one Kushneria phosphatilytica window:
- the cydB gene encoding cytochrome d ubiquinol oxidase subunit II: MLDYEMLKLIWWLLIGVLLIGFAIADGLDMGAGILMPMIGRTDHERRVVINTIAPHWDGNQVWLITAGGAIFAAWPPVYATAFSGFYFAMLLVLLALFFRPVGFDYRSKIESSRWRGWWDRLIWFGSFVPTLVFGVAFGNLLQGVPFRVDDMMRAFYDGSFFGLLNPFAIVCGLISVAMIVMHGAAWLLARADRIVADRAARVVQLAAIALIVLFALAGFWVSASGMGYHLDTIGNTNTAMNLLDKQVSQQSWLTRFDNPLMWIAPLLAVAGALVAASLARAGRGGQAFIATSLSMAGVIATAGLALFPFVMPSSLDPKASLTLWDATSSELTLRIMFWVALVMVPIILAYTSWCYFKMWRRITVEHIKSDAHGLY; the protein is encoded by the coding sequence ATGCTCGACTATGAAATGCTCAAGCTGATCTGGTGGCTGCTGATCGGGGTACTGCTGATCGGATTTGCCATCGCCGACGGCCTCGACATGGGCGCCGGCATCCTGATGCCGATGATTGGTCGTACCGACCATGAACGCCGCGTTGTGATCAACACCATCGCGCCGCACTGGGATGGTAACCAGGTCTGGCTGATCACTGCCGGCGGCGCCATTTTCGCTGCCTGGCCGCCCGTCTATGCCACGGCCTTCTCGGGTTTTTACTTCGCCATGCTGCTGGTACTGCTGGCGCTGTTCTTCCGTCCCGTCGGCTTCGACTACCGCTCCAAGATCGAATCGAGTCGCTGGCGTGGCTGGTGGGATCGGCTGATCTGGTTCGGCAGTTTCGTACCAACGCTGGTGTTCGGTGTTGCGTTCGGCAATCTGCTGCAGGGTGTGCCCTTCCGGGTCGACGACATGATGCGAGCCTTTTATGACGGCAGCTTCTTCGGTCTGCTCAACCCCTTCGCGATCGTCTGCGGGCTGATCTCTGTGGCCATGATCGTCATGCACGGTGCGGCCTGGCTGCTGGCCCGCGCTGATCGGATCGTCGCCGACCGGGCTGCGCGTGTGGTGCAGCTGGCAGCCATTGCGCTGATCGTACTGTTTGCACTGGCCGGCTTCTGGGTCAGCGCCAGCGGTATGGGCTATCACCTGGATACCATCGGCAATACCAATACCGCCATGAACCTGCTCGACAAACAGGTCTCACAGCAGAGCTGGCTCACCCGCTTTGACAATCCGCTGATGTGGATCGCACCGCTGCTGGCCGTCGCCGGTGCACTGGTGGCGGCAAGTCTGGCGCGCGCCGGACGAGGCGGTCAGGCCTTTATTGCCACGTCGCTCTCGATGGCTGGTGTCATCGCAACGGCCGGCCTGGCTCTGTTCCCCTTTGTCATGCCATCGAGTCTCGATCCAAAGGCCAGCCTAACGCTGTGGGATGCCACCTCGAGTGAACTCACACTGCGGATCATGTTCTGGGTCGCGCTGGTGATGGTACCGATCATCCTCGCCTACACCAGCTGGTGTTACTTCAAGATGTGGCGGCGTATTACCGTCGAGCACATCAAAAGCGATGCCCACGGCCTTTACTGA
- a CDS encoding cytochrome ubiquinol oxidase subunit I — translation MISESLVALSRWQFALTALYHFLFVPLTLGLAFVLAIMETTYVATGREIYRDMTRFWGKLFGINFALGVTTGLTMEFQFGTNWAYYSHYVGDIFGAPLAIEGLMAFFLESTFVGLFFFGWDRLSKVQHMVVTWLVAIGSNFSALWILIANGWMQHPTGAQFNFETMRMEMQSFADVIFNPVAQVKFVHTVAAGYCTGALFVVGISAWYLLKGRDLAFAKRSFAVGSIFGLFAVLSVMVLGDESGYEMGDVQKYKLAAIEAEWDTQPAPADFTLFAIPNQETRENDFSIQIPWLLGLIATRSMDEQVTGLNELTDLHEQRIISGIKGYTALQQLREGNDSPAVRQTIEQHQADIGYGMLMLRYLEDPANATPAQIHQAALDTIPNVAPLFFTFRIMVACGLLMLLVFAFGTWISVRRTVSNYRRALWLCVFAIPLPWIAVECGWFVAEYGRQPWAIGEVLPTFLATSSLTARDLWISLTGFVVVYTGLFIVEMWLMLRFARQGPSSLHTGRYHFESDSTHGTPSPAIGG, via the coding sequence ATGATTTCCGAGTCGCTCGTCGCGCTTTCGAGATGGCAGTTTGCCCTCACCGCGCTCTATCACTTTCTCTTTGTCCCGCTGACGCTGGGACTGGCTTTCGTGCTGGCCATCATGGAGACGACCTATGTCGCCACCGGCCGCGAAATCTACCGTGACATGACCCGCTTCTGGGGCAAGCTGTTCGGTATCAACTTTGCCCTCGGCGTGACGACCGGGCTGACCATGGAGTTTCAGTTCGGCACCAACTGGGCCTACTACTCCCACTATGTGGGCGATATCTTTGGCGCCCCGCTGGCCATTGAAGGGCTGATGGCCTTCTTCCTCGAATCCACCTTTGTCGGGCTGTTCTTTTTCGGCTGGGATCGACTGAGCAAGGTCCAGCACATGGTGGTGACCTGGCTGGTGGCCATCGGTTCGAATTTCTCGGCACTGTGGATCCTGATCGCCAACGGCTGGATGCAGCACCCCACCGGCGCCCAGTTCAACTTTGAAACCATGCGCATGGAGATGCAGAGCTTTGCCGATGTCATCTTCAACCCGGTTGCTCAGGTCAAGTTCGTACATACCGTGGCAGCAGGTTACTGCACTGGCGCCCTGTTTGTAGTCGGTATCAGTGCCTGGTATCTACTCAAGGGGCGTGATCTGGCTTTCGCCAAACGCTCCTTTGCCGTGGGTTCGATCTTCGGGCTGTTTGCGGTGCTGTCGGTCATGGTACTGGGAGACGAATCCGGCTACGAAATGGGCGATGTTCAGAAATACAAGCTCGCCGCCATCGAAGCCGAATGGGATACTCAGCCGGCACCCGCGGATTTCACCCTGTTCGCCATACCCAATCAGGAAACCCGCGAAAACGACTTCTCCATTCAGATTCCCTGGTTACTGGGGCTGATCGCAACCCGTTCGATGGATGAGCAGGTCACCGGCCTCAATGAGCTCACCGATCTGCATGAGCAGCGTATCATCAGCGGTATCAAGGGCTATACGGCACTCCAGCAGCTGCGCGAAGGTAATGACTCACCCGCAGTACGTCAGACCATCGAACAGCACCAGGCCGATATCGGCTACGGCATGCTGATGCTGCGCTATCTCGAGGATCCGGCCAATGCCACGCCGGCCCAGATCCATCAGGCGGCACTGGATACCATCCCCAATGTGGCACCACTGTTCTTCACCTTCCGCATCATGGTCGCCTGTGGACTGCTGATGCTGCTGGTCTTCGCCTTCGGTACCTGGATCAGCGTGCGCCGAACGGTGTCGAACTACCGTCGCGCGTTGTGGCTCTGTGTGTTCGCCATCCCACTGCCCTGGATTGCGGTCGAGTGCGGCTGGTTCGTGGCCGAGTACGGGCGTCAACCCTGGGCAATCGGCGAGGTCCTGCCGACCTTCCTGGCCACTTCATCGCTTACAGCGCGTGATCTCTGGATCAGTCTGACCGGCTTCGTGGTGGTCTATACGGGTCTGTTCATCGTCGAAATGTGGCTGATGCTGCGCTTTGCTCGCCAGGGCCCATCCAGCCTGCACACGGGGCGCTATCACTTCGAGAGTGACAGCACGCACGGCACTCCCTCACCGGCTATTGGAGGCTGA
- the fnr gene encoding fumarate/nitrate reduction transcriptional regulator Fnr, with product MTIASATPYCSHGAHCQTCSLSSLCLPVALKTGELDHFDAIIKRRPPLATGDCLFRQGDHFSNVYAIRSGSLKQVNFDHAGNEQITHFFLPGELVGFDGIDDGYHTGYAHAMEKTCICEIPFSHLETLAERIPQLRSQLFRSMSREMKEDHRLIRLLSCKTADERIAGFLINLAVRFQRCGHSSKTYRLPMTRTDISNHLGLALETVSRVLKRFRDNHLVAIRGRDVQILQPQLLYELAENGSP from the coding sequence ATGACCATTGCGTCGGCCACCCCTTATTGTTCTCATGGCGCACATTGCCAGACCTGCAGCCTGAGCTCGCTATGTCTGCCAGTGGCGTTGAAAACCGGTGAGCTGGATCACTTTGATGCCATTATCAAAAGACGCCCCCCACTGGCGACAGGCGATTGTCTCTTCAGACAGGGCGATCATTTTTCAAACGTCTATGCCATTCGTTCCGGCAGCCTCAAACAGGTCAATTTTGATCATGCAGGCAATGAGCAGATCACCCATTTTTTTCTGCCCGGAGAACTGGTGGGATTCGATGGTATCGACGATGGCTACCATACCGGTTATGCCCATGCCATGGAGAAAACCTGTATTTGTGAAATCCCCTTCAGCCATCTGGAGACGCTGGCCGAACGGATACCACAGCTGCGCAGTCAATTATTTCGCAGCATGAGCCGCGAGATGAAAGAGGATCACCGTCTGATTCGCCTGCTGTCATGCAAGACGGCCGATGAGCGTATTGCCGGTTTTCTGATCAATCTGGCTGTGCGCTTTCAGAGGTGCGGGCACTCTTCAAAAACCTATCGGCTTCCCATGACACGAACCGATATCAGCAATCATCTTGGCCTTGCTCTTGAAACGGTCAGCCGGGTGCTCAAACGCTTCAGGGACAATCATCTGGTCGCCATCAGGGGACGCGACGTTCAAATATTGCAGCCACAATTATTATATGAACTTGCCGAAAACGGTTCACCCTGA
- the hmpA gene encoding NO-inducible flavohemoprotein, with the protein MLTNEQARIIATTAPVVAEHAETIAKTFYPLMFERYPHVRSMFNMRHQQTGEQPRALARSVVAYALDREDPVALERLMTPIVNKHVAINLQPDQYPIVGECLMAAIGEVLGDAVTPDVADAWSGLYWEFANRLIDAEEQTYRQLEEAPGGWRGEREFYLIDRVPESDEIVSFYFKPVDGKPIRTFQPGQYLGVALEIDGEQSLRQYSLTSRPGDDFYRISVKREGQGRASRHLHDHVKVGDHVRLLAPVGEMVLDDRDAPVMLISGGVGQTPMLSLMAQALDAGRRVIYLHGARNARVHAFHEHLQAMSEQYGSQLTYRYVYSDPETADGQHHKGIIDRALLADYLPREATPSCYFTGPTGFMRDLDNELAALGVDAPYRHFEYFGPSGQLH; encoded by the coding sequence ATGCTAACTAATGAACAGGCCCGGATTATTGCAACAACCGCACCGGTTGTTGCAGAGCACGCTGAAACCATCGCCAAAACCTTCTATCCGTTAATGTTCGAGCGTTATCCGCATGTGAGATCGATGTTCAACATGCGTCATCAGCAGACCGGAGAGCAGCCCCGGGCGTTGGCACGTTCGGTCGTGGCCTATGCCCTTGATCGGGAGGACCCGGTCGCGCTGGAGCGGCTCATGACACCGATCGTCAACAAGCATGTCGCCATCAATCTGCAGCCCGACCAGTATCCGATCGTGGGCGAGTGCCTGATGGCTGCCATTGGTGAAGTGCTTGGCGATGCCGTCACCCCTGATGTGGCTGACGCGTGGAGCGGACTCTACTGGGAGTTCGCCAATCGACTCATCGATGCCGAAGAGCAGACCTACCGTCAGCTGGAAGAGGCGCCGGGGGGCTGGCGTGGTGAGCGCGAATTCTATCTGATTGATCGTGTGCCGGAGAGCGATGAGATCGTGTCGTTCTACTTCAAACCGGTGGATGGCAAGCCGATCCGAACCTTTCAGCCGGGCCAGTACCTGGGCGTGGCACTCGAGATCGACGGTGAACAGTCCCTGCGTCAGTACAGCCTGACGTCACGGCCGGGGGATGATTTCTATCGCATCTCGGTCAAGCGTGAGGGTCAGGGGCGGGCCAGCCGCCACCTGCATGATCATGTGAAGGTCGGCGATCACGTCAGGCTACTGGCGCCGGTCGGTGAGATGGTACTCGATGATCGCGATGCGCCGGTCATGCTGATCAGTGGTGGTGTGGGCCAGACGCCCATGCTCTCACTCATGGCACAGGCGCTTGATGCAGGGCGCCGGGTGATCTACCTGCATGGCGCACGCAACGCTCGCGTTCATGCCTTTCATGAGCATCTGCAGGCAATGTCCGAACAGTACGGCAGCCAGCTGACCTATCGCTACGTCTACAGTGATCCGGAGACTGCCGATGGCCAGCACCACAAAGGCATCATCGATCGGGCGCTGCTGGCCGACTACCTGCCGCGTGAGGCGACGCCGAGCTGCTACTTCACCGGCCCCACTGGCTTCATGCGTGACCTGGATAACGAGTTGGCTGCTCTTGGTGTCGATGCACCGTATCGTCATTTCGAGTATTTCGGCCCCTCCGGTCAACTGCACTGA
- a CDS encoding peptidylprolyl isomerase, translating to MLKPLLRSGLLILSLFSPLALANGNHPHVEIRTSQGKIELELNATAAPRTVKNFLRYVDEDFYQGTIFHRVIDGFMIQGGGMTANLSPKKTHAPMALEESGLSNTRGTIAMARTAQPDSATSQFFINLVDNPTLDYRNFQAPGYTVFGHVVSGMDVVDAIAGVPTTHKGQHADVPREPVTILGVRRLQ from the coding sequence ATGTTGAAACCATTACTGCGCAGTGGCCTGCTGATACTGTCGCTGTTTTCGCCTCTGGCACTGGCCAATGGCAATCATCCACACGTCGAAATCAGAACCAGCCAGGGCAAGATTGAGCTCGAACTCAATGCTACGGCGGCGCCTCGCACGGTGAAAAATTTCCTGCGCTACGTCGATGAAGACTTCTATCAGGGCACCATCTTTCATCGCGTTATCGACGGCTTCATGATCCAGGGCGGCGGCATGACAGCGAATCTCTCGCCCAAAAAGACGCATGCCCCCATGGCACTGGAGGAGAGTGGACTCAGTAACACCCGTGGCACCATTGCCATGGCGCGTACCGCCCAACCGGACTCGGCTACCAGCCAGTTCTTCATTAACCTGGTCGACAATCCGACACTGGATTACCGCAACTTTCAGGCGCCCGGGTACACCGTCTTTGGACATGTGGTATCGGGAATGGACGTGGTTGACGCCATCGCCGGCGTGCCGACCACTCACAAGGGCCAACACGCCGATGTCCCTCGGGAACCAGTCACCATTCTGGGCGTCAGGCGACTGCAGTAA
- the narL gene encoding two-component system response regulator NarL — translation MTQSEQGRGILIVDDHPLFRRGVQQLLAMSENWTLCGEAESGQQALDICERHMPDLILLDMRMPGMDGIETLTRLREAGVSAPIVMLTVSEEQDDVLAAIRAGASGYLLKDTAPEELLTAIDSLETSDDAFDPRLMGLLARALREPASGPEVLIARLTRRERDILRLIARSYANKEIGRRLDISEGTVKVHMRHLLRKMGMRTRTEAAVWAAREGWK, via the coding sequence ATGACGCAGTCCGAGCAGGGCCGGGGCATTCTGATCGTGGATGATCATCCGCTTTTTCGTCGCGGGGTACAGCAACTGCTGGCCATGAGCGAGAATTGGACCCTGTGTGGCGAGGCCGAAAGCGGCCAGCAGGCGCTGGATATCTGCGAGCGCCACATGCCGGATCTGATCCTGCTGGATATGCGGATGCCCGGTATGGATGGTATCGAGACACTGACCCGGCTGCGCGAGGCGGGAGTATCGGCCCCCATTGTCATGCTGACCGTTTCGGAAGAGCAGGACGACGTGCTGGCGGCCATTCGTGCCGGCGCCAGTGGTTATCTTCTCAAGGATACGGCCCCCGAGGAGCTGCTGACCGCCATTGACAGTCTCGAGACCTCGGATGATGCCTTCGACCCACGACTCATGGGCCTTCTCGCGCGAGCACTACGCGAACCTGCGAGCGGCCCCGAGGTGCTCATCGCCCGGCTGACCCGGCGAGAACGCGACATCCTGCGTCTGATTGCACGCAGCTATGCCAACAAGGAAATCGGCCGAAGGCTGGACATCAGTGAAGGTACGGTCAAGGTTCACATGCGTCACCTGCTCAGGAAGATGGGCATGCGCACCCGCACCGAAGCAGCCGTATGGGCGGCGCGAGAGGGGTGGAAATGA
- a CDS encoding histidine kinase: protein MGVGRQFVPSHYTLSLTLGLILAGVSLLALSGMVASGWLAETARHDAQVINQAGSLRMQTWRLKAQAPTADTQQWQALLNAMDHTWQQLDEAVALEYNARVAQQLTALHLEWVSALRPDMRTPEQATNVNAARITAHVNGLDALTGNLQNLAEARIARLRALQGILLLLTLPLMGWGAYQLHFHVRRPLRRLLSVIEALRAGELQVRTGYWRNDEIGLLAATIDDMAGQLDVFCRHLNDQVEERGHRLQQSHLALSLLYDNARYLATTPPEAINLQQALSPFEALMAPAELALISPETALDDSPHTHLFPLLEETEDPLMLMARLPGGAPLPDWKCRICETLADQLGAALALRAQGRQKRRLALMDERAVIARELHDSLAQSLSYLNIQAMRLTRALPKEVDSTASVILGELRDGIDHAYRQLRELLVTFRLRLTEDGIKAAVNATVAEFTERGHFEIDTHLTIADNRLSPDQELHLVQILREALANVVQHAAAQRVSISLLEHDGHITLAVEDDGVGLPEQVNRSHHYGTIIMAERARSLGTTLELTRRETGGTRVALEFTVEGAGHDAVRAGPGHSDRG, encoded by the coding sequence ATGGGGGTAGGCCGACAATTTGTGCCCTCGCACTACACACTGAGTTTAACGCTTGGACTGATACTGGCTGGGGTATCGTTACTGGCATTGAGCGGAATGGTAGCCAGCGGCTGGCTGGCGGAGACGGCGCGCCATGATGCGCAGGTCATCAATCAGGCTGGCTCGCTACGCATGCAGACCTGGCGCCTGAAGGCGCAAGCACCCACGGCTGATACACAACAGTGGCAGGCGCTATTGAACGCCATGGATCACACCTGGCAGCAGCTTGATGAAGCAGTAGCCCTGGAGTACAACGCCAGGGTTGCGCAGCAACTGACAGCCTTGCACCTTGAGTGGGTCAGTGCGCTACGACCGGATATGCGCACTCCCGAACAGGCGACGAATGTGAATGCGGCACGCATCACTGCCCATGTAAACGGTCTGGATGCATTGACCGGCAATCTACAGAATCTGGCCGAAGCGCGTATTGCACGCCTCCGTGCCCTGCAGGGCATATTATTACTGCTCACCCTGCCGCTGATGGGCTGGGGTGCGTATCAGCTCCATTTTCATGTGCGTCGACCGCTCAGGCGGCTTCTGAGCGTGATTGAGGCATTGCGTGCCGGCGAGCTTCAGGTGCGCACCGGCTATTGGCGCAACGATGAGATCGGCCTGCTGGCAGCCACTATCGATGACATGGCCGGCCAGCTCGACGTGTTCTGCCGGCATCTCAACGATCAGGTCGAAGAGCGCGGCCACCGCCTGCAACAGAGCCATCTGGCGCTCTCCCTGCTTTATGACAACGCGCGCTACCTGGCCACCACGCCACCCGAGGCCATCAATCTGCAGCAGGCGCTAAGCCCCTTCGAAGCGCTGATGGCACCGGCCGAACTGGCGCTGATCTCACCGGAGACCGCCCTGGATGATTCCCCGCACACCCATCTTTTCCCCCTGCTGGAGGAGACAGAGGATCCTCTGATGTTGATGGCCCGGCTACCTGGTGGCGCGCCCCTGCCGGACTGGAAATGTCGGATCTGTGAAACCCTGGCCGATCAGCTCGGGGCTGCGCTGGCGCTGCGCGCCCAGGGCCGGCAGAAACGTCGTCTGGCGCTGATGGACGAACGCGCCGTCATCGCTCGCGAGCTGCATGATTCGCTGGCGCAATCGCTCAGCTATCTCAACATTCAGGCAATGCGGCTGACCCGCGCCCTGCCAAAGGAGGTCGACAGTACCGCCAGCGTCATTCTCGGTGAGCTGCGCGATGGCATCGACCATGCCTACCGTCAACTGCGCGAATTGCTGGTCACCTTTCGACTGCGTCTGACCGAAGACGGCATCAAGGCAGCGGTCAATGCAACGGTGGCAGAGTTTACCGAGCGCGGTCATTTCGAGATCGATACCCACCTGACCATTGCCGATAACAGGCTCTCTCCTGATCAGGAGTTGCACCTGGTTCAGATTCTGCGCGAGGCACTGGCCAATGTGGTTCAGCATGCCGCAGCCCAGCGGGTGTCAATCAGCCTGCTCGAGCATGACGGGCACATTACACTGGCCGTTGAAGATGACGGCGTTGGCCTGCCCGAGCAGGTGAATCGCTCCCATCATTACGGCACCATCATCATGGCCGAACGCGCGCGCAGTCTGGGGACCACGCTGGAACTCACTCGGCGCGAGACCGGCGGAACCCGGGTGGCGCTTGAATTCACTGTTGAAGGAGCAGGACATGACGCAGTCCGAGCAGGGCCGGGGCATTCTGATCGTGGATGA
- a CDS encoding nitrate/nitrite transporter, protein MKADTASPRRSQQRRALGLSTLAFTLCFAVWTIFSIIGVRLKQELGLSDTQLGLLMATPVLTGSVSRLVLGIWTDRFGGRWVFGLLMLTSSACVYLVTFATTYALLLLAALGIGLAGGSFIVGVSYVSAWYEREQQGTALGIFGAGNVGAAITSFVAPSLMVALGWQGTALVYATVLSAMGVAFMVLAGNDPMRAVQAQKRTTLKVQLAPLADLRVWRFSLYYFCTFGSFVALAMWLPLYLMNVYGLGLTAAGMVATLFSVPAALFRILGGVLSDRIGARRVMYWTLGVGAICTFLLSYPPTQYSVSGVHGTLEFSLAVNLPVFILLILVLGFFLSLGMAAVFKHIPVYYPTHVGAVGGVVGMVGGLGGFFLPLTFGMLNDVVGIWQSCFMLMLIIIVAALLWMHLAIRRQERREWAANTRGVDLPELLRPGHFVLDEWHPEDETFWRQRGARIARRNLWISIPNLLLAFAVWSIWSILVVRLPQLGFSYTPNQLFWLAALPSLSGATLRIFYSFMVPIFGGRRWTAISTASLLLPCLWIGVAVQHPNTPYSVMLILALLCGFGGGNFASSMANISFFYPQAQKGTAMGLNAGLGNLGVSVLQLIGPLVIAAGVLGPAAGEPLIAQQGAYAGEPVWIQNIAFIWVPLIALAAIAAWFGMNDIASAKSSFRDQAVIFKRLHNWLMSWLYLGTFGSFIGFAAGFPLLSNMQFPDIDPTRYAFLGPLVGALARPLGGWLSDRLGGARVTLWNFALMAVGVTGVLLFLPEHGEGGSFVGFFVMFMVLFVATGIGNGSTYRMVPVIFFNQRRQALGEDHLDEARVQANRESAAVLGFISAIAAYGGFFIPKSYGTATAMTGSVAPALYGFIFFYLSCMALTWWYYARRNAPAPC, encoded by the coding sequence ATGAAGGCAGATACCGCATCTCCCCGACGCTCGCAGCAGCGACGTGCGCTGGGTCTCTCGACACTGGCCTTCACGCTTTGCTTTGCGGTCTGGACGATTTTTTCGATCATCGGCGTACGTCTCAAGCAGGAACTGGGACTTTCCGATACCCAGCTCGGGTTGCTGATGGCCACGCCCGTACTGACCGGCTCCGTCAGCCGACTCGTGCTGGGCATCTGGACGGATCGGTTCGGTGGTCGCTGGGTGTTCGGTCTGCTCATGCTGACCTCCAGCGCCTGTGTTTATCTGGTGACGTTCGCAACTACGTATGCACTGCTGCTGCTTGCTGCACTCGGTATCGGACTGGCCGGTGGCTCCTTCATCGTGGGGGTCTCTTATGTTTCGGCCTGGTATGAACGCGAACAACAGGGGACGGCACTGGGGATCTTCGGGGCTGGCAATGTAGGAGCAGCCATTACCAGTTTTGTGGCGCCATCGCTGATGGTCGCACTGGGCTGGCAGGGCACGGCGCTGGTCTATGCCACCGTGTTGAGCGCCATGGGGGTAGCCTTCATGGTGCTGGCTGGCAACGATCCGATGCGTGCCGTTCAGGCGCAGAAACGTACCACGCTGAAAGTACAACTCGCCCCGCTGGCCGATCTTCGTGTATGGCGTTTCTCGCTGTATTACTTCTGTACTTTCGGCAGCTTTGTGGCACTGGCCATGTGGCTGCCGCTGTACCTGATGAACGTTTACGGGCTGGGCCTCACGGCGGCCGGTATGGTGGCCACGCTGTTCTCGGTGCCGGCAGCGCTCTTTCGCATTCTTGGCGGCGTATTGTCCGATCGTATCGGTGCCCGGCGGGTGATGTACTGGACGCTGGGGGTGGGGGCGATCTGCACCTTTCTTCTGAGTTACCCACCGACTCAATACAGCGTGAGCGGCGTGCATGGCACGCTTGAGTTTTCACTCGCCGTTAATCTGCCGGTTTTCATCCTCCTGATTCTTGTGCTGGGTTTCTTCCTGTCGCTGGGGATGGCGGCGGTGTTCAAGCACATCCCGGTTTATTACCCGACCCATGTGGGCGCTGTGGGTGGGGTGGTCGGCATGGTCGGGGGGCTGGGCGGATTTTTCCTGCCACTGACATTTGGCATGCTCAACGATGTGGTAGGCATCTGGCAGAGCTGCTTCATGCTGATGCTGATCATCATCGTGGCGGCACTGTTGTGGATGCATCTGGCAATCCGCCGTCAGGAGCGCCGCGAATGGGCCGCCAATACCCGCGGAGTGGATCTGCCGGAGCTTCTGAGGCCCGGGCACTTCGTGCTCGATGAGTGGCATCCTGAGGATGAGACCTTCTGGCGCCAGCGAGGGGCACGCATTGCCCGGCGCAACCTGTGGATCTCGATCCCCAACCTGCTGCTGGCCTTTGCGGTGTGGTCGATCTGGAGCATCCTGGTGGTACGCCTGCCGCAGCTTGGATTCTCCTATACCCCCAACCAGCTTTTCTGGCTGGCGGCACTGCCGTCACTATCCGGTGCCACGCTGCGTATCTTTTACAGCTTCATGGTGCCGATCTTCGGTGGGCGACGCTGGACAGCCATTTCGACCGCCTCGCTGTTGCTACCGTGCCTGTGGATTGGTGTGGCGGTACAGCACCCGAATACCCCCTATAGCGTGATGCTGATTCTGGCACTGTTGTGCGGTTTCGGCGGGGGCAATTTCGCTTCCAGCATGGCCAACATCAGCTTTTTCTATCCGCAGGCCCAAAAGGGCACTGCCATGGGCCTCAACGCAGGCCTGGGTAATCTGGGGGTTTCGGTACTGCAGCTGATTGGCCCGCTGGTGATTGCCGCTGGCGTGCTGGGGCCGGCCGCCGGTGAGCCGCTGATCGCCCAGCAAGGCGCCTACGCCGGGGAGCCGGTGTGGATTCAGAACATCGCCTTTATCTGGGTGCCGCTGATTGCTCTCGCCGCGATCGCGGCCTGGTTCGGCATGAACGACATCGCCTCGGCGAAATCGTCGTTTCGCGATCAGGCGGTGATCTTCAAGCGGCTGCACAACTGGCTGATGAGCTGGCTGTATCTGGGCACCTTCGGCAGCTTCATCGGTTTTGCCGCAGGCTTTCCGCTGCTCTCCAATATGCAGTTCCCGGATATCGATCCAACCCGCTACGCCTTCCTGGGGCCGCTGGTCGGCGCGTTGGCCCGACCACTGGGCGGTTGGCTTTCCGACCGGTTGGGTGGCGCCCGGGTGACGCTGTGGAACTTCGCCCTGATGGCCGTGGGCGTGACGGGCGTGCTGCTCTTTCTGCCCGAGCACGGCGAGGGCGGCAGCTTTGTCGGTTTCTTCGTGATGTTCATGGTGCTGTTCGTAGCCACCGGCATCGGCAACGGCTCCACCTATCGCATGGTGCCGGTGATCTTTTTCAATCAGCGCCGCCAGGCGCTGGGCGAGGATCATCTCGATGAGGCGCGCGTTCAGGCCAACCGTGAATCCGCTGCCGTGCTTGGCTTCATCTCGGCCATTGCGGCCTACGGCGGCTTCTTCATTCCCAAGTCCTACGGCACCGCCACCGCCATGACCGGCAGCGTGGCGCCCGCCCTCTACGGCTTCATTTTCTTCTATCTCAGCTGCATGGCGCTGACCTGGTGGTATTACGCCCGTCGTAACGCCCCGGCCCCTTGCTAG